From Spiroplasma eriocheiris, the proteins below share one genomic window:
- a CDS encoding adenylosuccinate synthase translates to MRTLAVVGSQWGDEGKGKITDYFAQSADYVVRWAGGDNAGHTIVIDGKKYKLSIVPSGVFNANSMNVIANGCVVNLRKLVSEINYLAENGYDCKNLRISNRAHLILPYHLKIDELQEEYRQDDLIGTTKKGVGPCYQDKAERIGIRVGDLFEPENFKKRLTANLKFKNELLTKIFNAEPFTVQEIYDEYLELFNQIKDLVTDTSLVIDNAIKVGKKVLFEGAQGVMLDLDHGTYPFVTSSNPSAASIPTGCGIAPRYISNVIGIVKAYNTRVGTGPFPSEITGEVADYIRETGHEYGTVSGRARRIGWFDAVLMKHSLRVSGYTSMAIMLLDVLTSLDKIKICTKYRYQDQEIDYVPSTIAEYNQCQPIFMEVDGWTEDISQVKTYEELPTNAKKYLAKLSEIVGVPISLFSVGPDRAQTILIDKEIF, encoded by the coding sequence ATAAGAACTTTGGCTGTGGTTGGTAGTCAATGAGGTGATGAAGGAAAAGGCAAAATTACCGATTATTTTGCCCAATCAGCAGATTACGTGGTGCGATGAGCTGGTGGGGATAATGCTGGCCATACAATTGTTATTGATGGGAAAAAATATAAATTAAGTATTGTTCCCTCAGGAGTTTTTAATGCAAACTCAATGAATGTCATTGCAAATGGCTGTGTTGTTAACTTGCGTAAGTTAGTTAGTGAGATTAATTATTTAGCGGAAAATGGTTATGACTGTAAAAACCTTCGCATTAGTAACCGTGCGCATTTAATATTACCGTATCATCTGAAAATTGATGAATTACAAGAAGAATATCGTCAAGATGATTTAATTGGAACTACTAAAAAAGGAGTGGGACCATGTTATCAAGATAAAGCTGAACGAATTGGAATTCGGGTAGGTGATTTATTTGAACCAGAAAACTTTAAGAAAAGATTGACAGCTAATTTAAAATTTAAAAATGAATTATTAACTAAAATCTTTAATGCTGAACCATTTACTGTGCAAGAAATTTATGATGAATATTTGGAATTATTTAACCAAATTAAAGATTTAGTAACTGATACTTCGTTAGTAATTGATAATGCCATCAAAGTTGGGAAGAAGGTCCTATTTGAAGGCGCCCAAGGAGTTATGTTAGATTTAGACCATGGTACTTATCCATTTGTAACTTCTTCTAATCCTTCGGCAGCTTCAATTCCAACTGGGTGTGGAATTGCGCCTCGTTATATTAGCAATGTGATTGGAATTGTGAAAGCATATAATACCAGAGTCGGAACGGGACCATTTCCTTCGGAAATTACTGGTGAAGTTGCCGATTATATTCGAGAAACTGGGCATGAATATGGAACAGTATCAGGAAGAGCTCGGCGCATTGGGTGATTTGATGCGGTATTAATGAAACATTCATTACGAGTTAGTGGTTATACAAGTATGGCCATTATGTTATTAGATGTTTTAACTAGTCTTGATAAAATTAAAATTTGTACAAAGTATCGTTACCAAGACCAAGAAATTGATTATGTCCCAAGTACAATTGCCGAATATAATCAATGCCAGCCAATTTTTATGGAAGTTGATGGTTGGACAGAAGATATTAGTCAAGTTAAAACTTATGAAGAATTACCAACTAATGCAAAAAAATATTTAGCTAAATTATCAGAAATAGTTGGGGTTCCTATTAGTTTATTTTCGGTTGGTCCTGATCGTGCTCAAACAATTTTAATTGATAAGGAGATATTTTAA
- the uxuA gene encoding mannonate dehydratase produces the protein MKLSFRWYGPDKDPISLEYISQIPNVASIVTQCYKFKPGVAWESDEIIRIKKLINDHHLNWEVVESIPVHEDIKLGLPTRDEYIKNYCTTIERLAKEGIKVICYNFMPAFDWVRTDLYKKMRDGSLCEAYDQNVIDQLDATSAIKKFKELPAWTLSFPDEQTAEIIGAYQKMSDEELWDNIAYFINKVIPVCDQVGVKMAIHPDDPAWPIFGIPRLIINEENLARFLAINPSPNHGLTLCVGSLSTNLKNNMEQIVRRFVDRIHFTHIRNIRYDTPHSFYEIAHGDHDGVLDLSAIVKAYADNDYQGYARPDHGRLIWGEEKQPHTPGYGLYDRALGLSYINGLWDAYQKTKK, from the coding sequence ATGAAATTATCGTTTCGTTGATATGGTCCTGATAAGGACCCCATATCGTTAGAATATATTAGCCAAATACCAAATGTAGCATCGATTGTTACACAATGTTATAAATTCAAACCAGGAGTAGCATGAGAAAGTGATGAAATTATTCGGATTAAAAAATTAATTAATGATCATCATTTAAACTGAGAAGTTGTTGAGTCAATTCCTGTTCATGAAGACATTAAATTGGGACTACCAACTCGTGATGAGTATATTAAAAATTATTGTACAACAATTGAAAGATTAGCAAAAGAAGGAATAAAGGTTATTTGTTATAATTTTATGCCGGCTTTTGACTGGGTGCGCACTGATTTATATAAAAAAATGCGGGATGGTTCATTATGCGAAGCATATGATCAGAATGTAATTGACCAGTTAGATGCTACTAGTGCTATTAAGAAATTTAAAGAATTGCCAGCCTGAACTTTAAGTTTTCCAGATGAACAAACAGCAGAAATTATTGGTGCATATCAAAAAATGAGTGATGAAGAATTATGAGATAACATTGCTTATTTTATTAACAAAGTAATTCCGGTTTGTGACCAGGTAGGGGTTAAAATGGCAATTCATCCAGATGATCCCGCGTGACCAATCTTTGGGATTCCACGGTTAATTATTAACGAAGAAAATTTGGCAAGATTTTTAGCAATTAATCCTTCACCAAATCATGGTTTAACTTTATGTGTTGGTTCCTTATCAACTAATTTAAAAAATAATATGGAGCAAATTGTACGCCGTTTTGTTGATCGCATTCATTTTACTCATATTCGTAATATTCGCTATGATACTCCGCATTCATTTTATGAAATTGCCCATGGTGATCATGATGGAGTTTTAGATTTATCAGCCATTGTAAAAGCCTATGCTGATAATGACTATCAAGGTTATGCACGTCCAGACCATGGCCGTTTAATTTGAGGTGAAGAAAAACAACCTCATACTCCTGGATATGGATTATATGATCGGGCTTTAGGGTTATCTTATATTAACGGGTTATGAGATGCTTATCAAAAAACTAAAAAATAA
- the purB gene encoding adenylosuccinate lyase: MIERYLVKEIADIWSDDNKYATWGLVELLTCEGWNQLGLISNQEIAALKQNLKVDIPRMLEIETETKHDVVAFTRMLSEHMGPEKRWVHLGLTSTDVVDTSQNYLIKQSNLIVDKYLNLLLASLKAKALQYKTQIIMGRTHGMYGEPTSLGLKFLLWYAELARNIKRFNFAKENIEVVKLSGSVGNFAHIEPEVETYVAKKLGLGIDPITTQVTPRDRHINLFTSFSQIVSLLEKMAIEFRHFQRSEVNEMAEGFSANQKGSSSMPHKKNPISSENISGLARLVRSNMLVTFENNLLWHERDISHSSNERIILPDTYHLVVFLLKRMINVIDNLVVNIDNINQHLTQANNIFYSQVVLTEIIKKTTYSREEIYDFVQKCTLETQQTNQDFFQVLIKNNVEKYLPKAELTKLFNLNYFIRNVDKIYDRVLQKES; encoded by the coding sequence ATGATTGAAAGATATTTGGTAAAAGAAATTGCTGACATTTGAAGTGATGATAATAAGTATGCGACATGAGGATTAGTAGAGTTATTAACTTGTGAAGGGTGAAATCAGTTAGGGTTAATTAGTAATCAAGAAATTGCCGCTTTAAAACAAAATTTAAAAGTTGATATTCCCCGCATGCTTGAAATTGAAACAGAAACCAAACATGATGTTGTCGCCTTTACGAGAATGTTATCAGAACATATGGGGCCAGAAAAAAGATGGGTCCATTTAGGGTTAACTTCAACAGATGTTGTTGATACTAGTCAAAATTATCTAATCAAACAATCCAATTTGATTGTTGATAAGTATTTAAACTTGTTATTAGCAAGTTTAAAAGCAAAAGCATTGCAATATAAAACCCAAATAATTATGGGCCGAACACATGGAATGTACGGTGAGCCAACTTCATTAGGGTTAAAATTTTTACTGTGGTATGCGGAGTTAGCACGAAATATTAAACGTTTTAATTTTGCTAAAGAAAATATTGAAGTAGTGAAGTTAAGCGGTTCGGTTGGTAATTTTGCGCATATTGAACCGGAAGTGGAAACTTATGTTGCTAAAAAATTAGGATTAGGGATTGATCCAATTACAACCCAAGTTACTCCTCGTGATCGCCATATTAATTTATTTACTAGTTTTAGTCAGATTGTTAGTTTATTAGAAAAGATGGCAATTGAGTTTCGTCATTTCCAACGAAGTGAAGTTAACGAAATGGCCGAGGGTTTTAGTGCAAACCAAAAAGGTTCTTCGTCAATGCCCCATAAGAAAAACCCTATTAGTTCAGAAAATATTTCAGGTTTGGCGCGGTTAGTTCGCAGTAATATGTTAGTTACTTTTGAAAATAATTTATTATGACATGAACGCGATATTTCGCATAGTAGTAATGAACGAATTATTTTACCAGATACTTATCATTTAGTGGTTTTTTTATTAAAACGAATGATTAATGTCATTGATAATCTAGTTGTTAATATTGATAATATTAACCAACATTTAACCCAAGCAAATAATATTTTTTATAGCCAAGTAGTATTAACGGAAATTATTAAAAAAACAACATATAGTCGTGAAGAAATTTATGATTTTGTGCAAAAATGTACTTTAGAAACACAGCAAACAAACCAAGATTTTTTCCAAGTGTTAATTAAAAATAATGTTGAAAAATATTTGCCAAAAGCAGAATTAACAAAATTATTTAATTTAAATTATTTTATTCGGAATGTGGATAAGATTTACGATCGGGTGTTACAGAAGGAGTCATAA